A genomic stretch from Megachile rotundata isolate GNS110a chromosome 1, iyMegRotu1, whole genome shotgun sequence includes:
- the LOC100878695 gene encoding myotrophin homolog isoform X2, with protein MDNIDVNQMIDGRTPLHYAADYGQSEVVRYLLEKGANANATDKHGITILLAAIWEGHTNCVKLLLEKGAKPDGLTPQGISYLDAAEKDEIKQLLKSH; from the exons ATGGAT AATATTGACGTTAATCAAATGATCGACGGAAGGACACCGCTACATTATGCAGCTGATTATGGCCAGAGTGAAGTAGTCAGATATCTTTTGGAAAAGGGTGCAAATGCAAAT GCTACAGACAAGCATggaataacaatattattagcAGCGATTTGGGAAGGACATACAAATTGTGTAAAATTACTATTAGAAAAAGGAGCTAAACCAGATGGCTTAACACCACAGGGAATCAGTTATTTAGATGCAGCTGAAAAGGATGAAATCAAACAACTGCTTAAATCTCACTAG
- the LOC100878695 gene encoding myotrophin homolog isoform X1 — protein sequence MSELVWGIKIGDLEQVRDIIENKNIDVNQMIDGRTPLHYAADYGQSEVVRYLLEKGANANATDKHGITILLAAIWEGHTNCVKLLLEKGAKPDGLTPQGISYLDAAEKDEIKQLLKSH from the exons ATGAGTGAACTCGTGTGGGGAATAaaaattggtgatttggagCAAGTGCGAGATATCATTGAAAATAAG AATATTGACGTTAATCAAATGATCGACGGAAGGACACCGCTACATTATGCAGCTGATTATGGCCAGAGTGAAGTAGTCAGATATCTTTTGGAAAAGGGTGCAAATGCAAAT GCTACAGACAAGCATggaataacaatattattagcAGCGATTTGGGAAGGACATACAAATTGTGTAAAATTACTATTAGAAAAAGGAGCTAAACCAGATGGCTTAACACCACAGGGAATCAGTTATTTAGATGCAGCTGAAAAGGATGAAATCAAACAACTGCTTAAATCTCACTAG
- the egg gene encoding SET domain bifurcated histone lysine methyltransferase eggless has translation MEIIELVSDDETSEDKVKKNSGSKIYKSNCINFQCCSGVDMKSAPSFACAFYGVNTEKKKIRKICKKCFEAALDHQKQLVSALVDHKPLLECEFPDHTMEVEISDSDDSDDEKKKEICTDEKYLPEEMLLDMEEMLDSTLKNIFTKYNVDYQVKQAHNKLKNQWDKINEENEVLFKTVKDLMSTMDILRNSLYDEFRPQIKMLEELQIDDDYVDNNIYPLVATKKVTQIRLPSATLLQDSQPEILPIEQESTHVVDVDLPPIGVLMKPQIEVDNIVFIMKHPLMPWVKGKVQTIISKGSTSQYRVKLLQKKYNSVIKSVSGKQIAAAVVSSVIIPVGARVVAIFQDVSSSNFYSGVIAEPPKAINKYRYLVFFDDGYAQYVEHRHIYLVADFSPKVWEDIPNESRDFVKKYIQTYPERPMVKLQKGQVVKTEWNGKWWIARVVQVDASLVQMHFDADGRTEWIYRGSARLGPLYLELLKANARQQGHHTSVNTPSRHRHPAVSNKSNLPYVEYTSDMEREEGRISQVEKEQTEINETANTFISTAPQQSRAVARKSTSKKQNVVDASTYNPTTETKPSHSIVYYQTQNRIQTKDFVPHKCGPQCVEGISFTPDDLRGYSPLSIPLLCGWNRQLCKYPKGKKITLYQAPCGVRLRNMEELHQYLRKTGSPMSVDLFDFDYWVHCLAEFVLDKCFINIKDLSYGVENVPIPCVNELDHTQPDTIRYSTQREPTEGVNLNLDPNFLCSCDCEDDCQDKTKCQCWQLTIQGATLGGRVPNTSVGYVYKRLPEPVTTGIYECNSRCKCAVKTCLNRVVQHPLTLKLQVFKTAPRGWGIRCLNDIPLGSFICIYAGRLLTEQGANEGGKNYGDEYLAELDYVEVVEGIKEGYESDVLESELPVSTPEKTRVLTSDDEDNSRKSTNDSDEDFNISKYVNFNVDSTEPSSIRKRLRKRKRDENNPDGSEENSEDGSATKAPENVTKFPVNETRLNDQDAITISDEEENRSGRREPSRFDPTVEPTQIERPKFKSVRDFFGEDEAVYIMDAKTTGNIGRYLNHSCDPNVFVQNVFVDTHDVRFPWVAFFALNYIRAGQELTWNYSYDVGSIPGKVIICKCGSSNCRGRLL, from the exons atggaAATTATCGAACTTGTTTCGGATGACGAGACATCCGAGGATAAAGTAAAAAAGAATAGCGgttcgaaaatttacaaaagtaaCTGCATAAACTTCCAATGTTGTTCTGGAGTGGATATGAAATCTGCACCTTCGTTTGCATGTGCTTTTTATGGTGTAAatacagaaaaaaagaaaatacgcaaaatttgtaaaaaatgttttgAAGCTGCACTAGATCACCAAAAG CAATTAGTGTCAGCTCTTGTGGATCACAAACCATTATTAGAATGTGAGTTTCCAGATCATACAATGGAAGTAGAAATTTCTGATAGCGATGATTCAGATGatgagaaaaaaaaagagatatGTACAGATG AAAAGTATTTACCTGAAGAGATGCTTCTAGATATGGAAGAAATGCTGGATAgcacattaaaaaatatttttacaaagtaCAATGTTGATTATCAAGTTAAACAAGCACATAATAAGTTAAAAAACCAATGGGATAAAATAAATG AGGAAAATGAAGTTTTGTTTAAGACGGTTAAAGATTTAATGAGTACTATGGATATATTGCGTAACAGCTTGTATGATGAATTTAGGCCACAAATTAAAATGTTGGAAGAACTTCAAATAGATGATGATTATGTAGATAATAACATTTATCCATTGGTAGCAACAAAAAAAGTTACACAAATTCGACTTCCTTCTGCTACATTACTGCAGGATAGTCAGCCTGAAATTTTACCAATAGAACAAGAAAGCACACACGTTGTGGATGTGGATTTACCTCCAATAGGTGTACTTATGAAACCACAAATAGAAGTAGATAACATTGTGTTCATTATGAAGCATCCACTTATGCCATGGGTCAAAGGAAAA gtACAAACTATAATTTCGAAAGGTTCTACTTCTCAGTATCGTgtaaaattgttacaaaaaaaGTATAACTCTGTTATTAAGTCTGTTTCTGGCAAACAAATTGCTGCTGCTGTAGTTAGTTCAGTAATAATTCCAGTTGGTGCACGAGTAGTAGCAATATTTCAAGATGTTTCATCTAGCAATTTTTATAGCGGAGTTATAGCTGAACCACCGAAagctataaataaatatag GTACCTGGTATTTTTTGATGATGGATATGCTCAGTATGTCGAACATAGACACATTTATTTAGTTGCAGATTTTTCTCCCAAAGTTTGGGAAGATATACCCAATGAATCTCGAGACTTTGTAAAGAAATACATTCAGACATATCCTGAAAGGCCAATGGTTAAATTACAAAAAGGGCAAGTAGTAAAAACAGAATGGAACGGTAAATGGTGGATTGCAAGGGTGGTACAGGTTGACGCAAGTTTAGTACAAATGCACTTTGATGCTGATGGTAGAACAGAGTGGATCTATAGAGGCTCCGCTAGATTAGGACCTTTATACCTTGAACTTTTAAAAGCTAATGCCAGACAACAAGGACACCATACATCTGTTAATACACCAAGTCGGCATCGACATCCTGCTGTCTccaat aaaagtAATTTACCTTATGTAGAATATACATCTGATATGGAACGCGAAGAAGGAAGAATTTCGCAAGTAGAAAAAGAACAAACGGAAATAAATGAAACTGCAAACACGTTCATCTCGACTGCACCGCAACAATCGCGTGCTGTTGCTAGAAAAAGTACTAGTAAAAAGCAAAATGTGGTAGATGCAAGTACATATAATCCAACTACAGAAACTAAACCTTCCCACAGTATAGTT TATTATCAAACACAGAACAGAATTCAAACAAAAGATTTTGTTCCGCACAAATGTGGTCCACAGTGTGTTGAGGGTATATCCTTTACACCTGATGACTTAAGAGGGTATTCGCCTCTTTCAATACCATTACTTTGTGGGTGGAATCGACAGCTTTGCAAATATCCTAAAGGCAAAAAAATTACGTTATATCAAGCACCGTGTGGTGTTAGACTGCGAAATATGGAAGAACTGCATCAGTACCTTCGTAAAACAGGTAGTCCAATGTCGGTTgatttgtttgattttgattactGGGTGCACTGTTTGGCGGAGTTTGTATTggataaatgttttattaacataaag gaTCTCAGTTATGGCGTGGAAAATGTACCAATACCATGTGTCAATGAATTAGATCATACTCAACCAGATACTATTAGATACAGTACACAAAGAGAACCAACAGAAGGAGTTAATCTTAATTTAGATCCAAATTTTCTATGTAGCTGTGATTGTGAAGATGATTGTCAA GACAAAACAAAATGTCAGTGCTGGCAATTAACGATACAAGGTGCAACTCTGGGAGGGAGGGTACCAAATACATCTGTCGGTTATGTGTATAAACGGTTACCAGAACCAGTAACTACTGGAATTTATGAATGTAATTCAAGATGTAAATGTGCTGTAAAAACCTGTTTAAATAGAGTAGTACAACATccattaacattaaaattacaaGTATTTAAAACAGCGCCTCGAGGTTGGGGCATACGCTGTCTAAATGATATTCCCCTTGGATCTTTTATTTGTATATATGCTGGTAGATTACTTACAGAACAG GGAGCCAATGAAGGTGGTAAGAATTATGGAGATGAATATCTTGCAGAGTTGGATTATGTTGAGGTAGTAGAAGGAATTAAAGAAGGCTACGAAAGTGATGTTCTTGAGTCGGAATTACCAGTATCTACTCCAGAAAAGACGAGAGTTCTAACAAGCGATGATGAAGATAATTCAAGAAAAAGTACTAATGATTCGGATGAAGATTTTAATATTAGTAAATACGTGAATTTTAATGTGGATTCTACGGAACCTTCTTCTATTAG aaaaagaCTTCGAAAACGGAAGCGAGACGAAAATAATCCGGATGGGTCAGAAGAAAATAGTGAAGATGGAAGTGCTACAAAAGCACCTGAGAATGTTACGAAATTTCCCGTTAATGAAACTCGTTTAAATGATCAGGATGCAATTACTATCAGTGATGAAGAAGAAAATAGAAGTGGTAGAAGAGAACCAAGTAGATTTGATCCAACTGTAGAACCAACACAAATAGAAAGACCTAAATTTAAATCAGTAAGAGATTTTTTTGGAGAAGATGAGGCTGTATATATAATGGATGCTAAAACAACTGGAAATATTGGTCGCTATTTAAAT caTTCATGTGATCCAAATGTTTTTGTACAAAATGTATTTGTCGATACGCATGATGTAAGATTCCCATGGGTAGCATTTTTCGCTTTAAATTACATACGAGCGGGTCAGGAATTAACCTGGAATTATAGTTACGATGTTGGAAGTATACCTGGCAAAGTTATTATATGTAAGTGTGGTTCATCCAATTGTAGGGGCCGACTTTTGTAA